A genomic segment from uncultured Desulfuromonas sp. encodes:
- a CDS encoding NAD(P)-dependent oxidoreductase produces MIKEIGFIGLGTVGKSMATNLLKGNYNLTVYDQKAESVAELVAKGATGAATALDAVKEKDLVMTVLPDEDELKQALSAAGGFLEGIAPGTILCDLGTHSLEVTMEVAKKAAQNKIMYLDAPVWGTKEHAAHGLLTILVGGDNSVVSRCREVLSHVGLNILHVGDVGDATKMKFVVTLMQSQLMEALAESLVLGDRLGFTNDQILEVLDAGGVASPLLHKKGRSVARGDFSRNLALKYVHAGLCKVKEAADITGARLPGMEAVLDLYTEAMEDGRGEEDFSAIIKVLRK; encoded by the coding sequence ATGATTAAAGAAATCGGATTTATCGGATTGGGGACGGTGGGCAAATCCATGGCCACCAATCTTCTTAAAGGCAATTATAACCTGACCGTTTATGACCAGAAGGCGGAATCGGTTGCAGAACTGGTTGCCAAAGGGGCAACTGGCGCAGCGACGGCACTGGATGCCGTCAAAGAGAAAGACCTGGTCATGACAGTGCTTCCAGATGAGGATGAACTCAAACAGGCACTGTCTGCTGCTGGCGGATTTCTCGAAGGCATTGCTCCGGGAACGATCCTGTGTGATTTGGGGACCCATTCCCTTGAAGTCACCATGGAAGTGGCAAAAAAAGCGGCGCAAAACAAAATCATGTATCTCGATGCACCGGTTTGGGGCACGAAAGAGCATGCCGCTCACGGCTTGTTGACCATCCTGGTTGGTGGTGACAATTCGGTGGTTAGCCGTTGTCGTGAAGTGTTGTCGCATGTCGGTTTGAATATCCTTCATGTCGGTGATGTCGGTGATGCCACCAAGATGAAGTTTGTCGTCACTTTGATGCAATCACAATTGATGGAAGCTCTTGCCGAGAGTCTGGTGCTTGGTGACCGTCTCGGTTTTACCAATGATCAGATTCTTGAAGTGCTGGATGCTGGTGGTGTTGCTTCACCGTTGTTACACAAAAAAGGGCGCTCCGTAGCGCGAGGTGATTTCAGCCGTAATCTGGCGCTCAAATATGTCCACGCTGGTCTGTGCAAGGTTAAAGAGGCTGCGGATATCACCGGAGCCCGTCTTCCGGGGATGGAAGCTGTTCTTGATCTATACACCGAGGCCATGGAAGACGGTCGTGGTGAAGAGGATTTCTCAGCAATTATCAAAGTCTTGCGCAAGTAA
- a CDS encoding DUF4405 domain-containing protein, whose protein sequence is MRKTISLIALFSFVLLLVTSVVLYIMPHGRVAYWANWTLFGLPKTTWDELHLSLGTLFVVVGLWHTVLNWAAIGTYLKRSREGVRSLAGVTALLVTLLVVAGTFLHWPPMSWILDLNSAVKNQGAATYGEPPYGHAELSSLSMLIRNTGLDTDDVKARLTEKNIVVMSPEQTVLEIADKNGLTPQQLFILMQPELKTGEFPPMPKLPPSGLGRKTLDTICGTYGLDCAALVEELKGQGFEASAEMTVKEVAASQEKNPIAVYELIYTFSQ, encoded by the coding sequence GTGCGTAAAACCATTTCGTTGATCGCTTTGTTTTCATTTGTCCTTCTGCTGGTAACGAGTGTTGTTTTGTACATCATGCCGCATGGGCGGGTGGCGTATTGGGCGAATTGGACATTGTTTGGTCTGCCCAAGACGACCTGGGATGAGTTGCATCTCTCTTTAGGAACCCTGTTCGTTGTCGTCGGGCTTTGGCATACGGTGTTGAATTGGGCGGCCATCGGCACCTATCTCAAGAGGTCGCGTGAGGGTGTCCGTTCTCTGGCTGGCGTGACAGCGTTGCTCGTCACCTTGCTGGTTGTTGCCGGAACCTTTCTCCATTGGCCGCCCATGAGCTGGATACTTGATCTTAATTCAGCGGTTAAAAATCAAGGTGCAGCGACCTACGGCGAGCCGCCCTACGGTCATGCGGAGTTGTCTTCGTTGTCGATGTTGATTCGCAATACGGGGCTGGATACCGATGACGTCAAAGCGCGTCTGACAGAAAAAAATATTGTGGTGATGTCGCCCGAGCAAACCGTGCTGGAGATCGCCGACAAGAACGGCCTGACGCCTCAGCAGTTGTTTATCCTGATGCAACCTGAACTAAAGACCGGCGAATTTCCACCGATGCCGAAGTTGCCGCCGTCCGGGTTGGGCCGCAAAACACTGGATACGATCTGCGGCACGTATGGACTGGATTGTGCGGCTCTGGTTGAGGAGCTTAAAGGGCAGGGTTTTGAGGCTTCTGCTGAGATGACGGTTAAGGAAGTGGCGGCGTCTCAGGAGAAGAACCCCATTGCGGTGTATGAGCTGATTTATACATTTAGTCAGTAG
- a CDS encoding TonB-dependent receptor: MLLKKLLYFSILSSIACVLPVYAAQSDDATLVLDPIVVTASRTPETLSNVSQSIEIIDRSDIANSAANSVADLLEYVSGVDVRQRGTYGIQSDIYIRGGGSEQTLILLNGIRLSNPQTGHHNMDIPVSLQDIERIEVIKGPGSKLYGANAMAGIINIITRRPETSDISGEVKMGDYDYLSETLQAGFSTGPVNHRLSLGQQYSSGFDNDEPTGFNIRTLNYQGETTIYSNRLEFGAGLVDKKFGASRFYFDAPDQKEHTRSFIGHIAADSHWLGVDWRPQWSINRHEDTYRYLYGTTWYKNETDTTTHTVQITGNKQSRFGLTSFGIGYEREEVDSSNLGDHDRSNRSLFVNHKLPVNDYVTLGAGLSAIHYSDWGWEYWPGADALVTLAPHLRWFSSVAKSFRIPTYTEMYYNTPSNIGDANLEPEEAWSYETGLRWQKKQLTMSASVFRRDADNLIDWARTANSDPWQVQNLSETTTTGFEWSADIRHPLSSLPWLKRISAGYSYLDRDVDSKGLESRYTLNNLRHQVHGALYVTWFNTVEQVIKGRWQERLLGDSSWVVDTRFSYLMTDQLELSVEMSNLFDEHYIESGDAPMPGRWIMVGMRMEHSFLE, encoded by the coding sequence ATGCTGTTAAAAAAACTGCTCTATTTTTCCATTTTGTCAAGTATTGCCTGTGTGTTACCTGTCTATGCAGCACAAAGCGACGACGCGACACTGGTTCTCGACCCCATTGTCGTCACCGCCAGCCGCACCCCGGAAACACTAAGCAATGTGAGTCAATCCATTGAAATTATTGACCGGTCTGACATTGCCAACAGTGCTGCCAACAGCGTCGCAGACCTGTTGGAGTATGTCAGCGGCGTTGATGTCCGCCAACGAGGAACCTATGGCATCCAATCAGATATCTATATCCGTGGAGGGGGCTCAGAACAAACCCTGATCCTGCTCAATGGCATTCGCCTGAGCAATCCGCAAACAGGTCACCACAACATGGATATTCCCGTCTCCTTGCAGGATATTGAACGCATCGAGGTGATCAAAGGCCCGGGATCAAAGCTCTACGGCGCCAACGCCATGGCCGGAATCATCAACATCATCACGCGGCGTCCTGAAACCTCTGACATCAGTGGCGAAGTCAAAATGGGAGACTATGACTACCTGTCCGAAACCCTCCAAGCCGGGTTTTCAACTGGGCCGGTCAATCATCGACTTTCACTTGGCCAGCAATATTCGTCAGGTTTTGACAACGATGAACCAACCGGCTTCAACATTCGCACGTTGAACTACCAGGGTGAAACAACCATCTACAGCAACAGACTCGAATTCGGTGCCGGGCTTGTTGACAAAAAGTTTGGGGCCAGCCGTTTTTATTTTGATGCACCGGACCAAAAGGAGCACACCCGTTCTTTTATCGGCCATATCGCCGCAGACAGTCACTGGCTGGGTGTTGACTGGCGCCCCCAGTGGAGCATAAACCGACATGAAGACACCTATCGCTACCTGTACGGCACCACCTGGTACAAAAATGAAACCGACACCACAACACACACCGTTCAGATCACCGGCAATAAACAGTCCCGGTTCGGCCTGACGTCGTTCGGAATCGGTTATGAGCGTGAAGAGGTCGACAGTTCCAACCTGGGTGATCACGACCGCAGCAATCGCAGCCTGTTCGTCAACCACAAGCTGCCGGTCAACGACTACGTCACTCTGGGAGCGGGGCTCAGTGCGATTCATTATTCGGACTGGGGCTGGGAATACTGGCCGGGTGCGGATGCTCTGGTCACCCTGGCACCCCATTTACGCTGGTTCAGTTCTGTGGCCAAATCGTTTCGCATTCCGACCTACACCGAGATGTATTACAACACCCCGTCCAACATCGGCGATGCAAATCTGGAACCTGAGGAAGCGTGGAGCTATGAAACCGGTCTGCGTTGGCAGAAAAAGCAACTCACCATGAGCGCCAGCGTCTTCCGCCGTGATGCCGACAACCTGATTGACTGGGCGCGCACAGCCAACAGCGATCCGTGGCAGGTCCAGAACCTGAGCGAAACCACGACCACCGGCTTTGAATGGTCCGCCGACATCCGTCACCCGTTGTCTTCGCTGCCTTGGCTAAAGCGCATTTCTGCTGGCTACAGCTATCTGGACCGGGATGTCGATTCAAAGGGGCTTGAATCACGTTATACGCTCAACAATTTACGTCATCAGGTACATGGTGCTCTCTATGTGACCTGGTTCAACACTGTCGAGCAAGTGATCAAAGGCCGCTGGCAGGAACGCCTGCTCGGAGATTCTAGCTGGGTGGTGGATACTCGCTTCAGCTATCTGATGACGGATCAGCTGGAACTGAGCGTCGAGATGAGCAACCTATTCGACGAGCATTATATTGAATCGGGAGATGCGCCGATGCCGGGGCGCTGGATTATGGTGGGGATGCGCATGGAGCATTCGTTTCTGGAATAG
- a CDS encoding sensor domain-containing diguanylate cyclase, with the protein MTDRHDDAQLLDMLHRRNEELETLVQIGKTLTSTLDIEELSNLIIEKGNLLLKSRAWSLLLLDERTHDLIFDVVVSDVTTELKGQRLPMGEGIAGWVAQHREAVLAPDVKLDPRFNDCLERQVGFKATSVVCVPVQIQGQLLGVMQLVNGEGDDVFNHNDLTLLSAIADYIAIGISNARNFSRVRELVITDDLTGLYNARYFDDLLDVEIARAQRFDSTLSLVFIDLDFFKLVNDNHGHLVGSRMLAEIGQLLKTRIRTVDYGARYGGDEFVLILPQTSKKGAYDLVCSLREMVRNHVLMTEDGSEIRVTASFGIAAYPIDADNKVDLIRLADNMMYKVKQTTRDGVLMA; encoded by the coding sequence ATGACGGATCGGCACGATGATGCTCAGCTGCTGGATATGCTGCATCGTAGAAACGAAGAGCTCGAAACCCTGGTGCAGATCGGCAAGACCTTAACATCCACTTTGGATATTGAGGAGCTTTCCAATCTGATTATTGAAAAGGGTAATCTGCTCCTCAAATCGCGGGCCTGGTCATTGTTGTTGCTCGACGAGAGAACCCACGATCTGATTTTTGACGTGGTGGTCTCCGACGTTACGACAGAGCTCAAAGGCCAACGTCTGCCCATGGGCGAAGGCATTGCCGGTTGGGTCGCCCAACATCGAGAAGCTGTTCTGGCTCCGGATGTCAAGCTGGATCCCCGTTTTAATGACTGCCTTGAGCGTCAGGTCGGTTTCAAGGCAACCTCTGTTGTCTGTGTCCCTGTTCAGATCCAAGGGCAGTTGCTTGGCGTCATGCAACTCGTCAATGGTGAGGGCGATGACGTCTTTAACCATAACGACCTGACACTGCTTTCGGCGATTGCCGATTATATTGCCATCGGTATCTCCAACGCCCGCAACTTCAGCCGTGTTCGCGAACTGGTCATCACCGATGATCTTACCGGTTTGTACAATGCCCGTTATTTTGACGATCTGCTTGATGTCGAGATTGCCCGCGCGCAACGTTTTGATTCCACCTTGTCTCTGGTGTTTATCGATCTCGACTTCTTTAAATTGGTCAACGATAATCACGGCCATCTGGTTGGCAGTCGTATGTTGGCCGAAATCGGTCAATTGCTCAAAACACGCATTCGCACGGTTGATTACGGAGCCCGCTACGGCGGCGATGAATTTGTGTTGATTCTTCCTCAGACCTCCAAAAAGGGGGCCTACGATCTGGTGTGCAGTTTGCGGGAGATGGTTCGTAACCATGTTTTGATGACGGAGGATGGTTCTGAAATTCGCGTCACAGCCAGCTTCGGTATTGCCGCCTATCCTATTGATGCTGATAACAAAGTCGACCTGATCCGCTTGGCGGATAATATGATGTATAAAGTGAAGCAGACCACGCGTGATGGCGTTTTGATGGCATAG
- a CDS encoding DUF4124 domain-containing protein, giving the protein MIRFFILLLIISTPVSAADFYTWRDADGKLHVTNNPPHRQGHDIPVKEYNYEDDTRQSSETFQQRVYQQIDSVNDYRYQDSTQIDEQQRRKDKRRFDKTIEVEKNMLEERIHYFKFRCSNIRSTKARREYCDEQQKLYEDKLDLLNRDPEEYFMRDMRH; this is encoded by the coding sequence ATGATCAGATTCTTTATTTTACTGCTAATCATATCGACCCCGGTTTCAGCGGCAGATTTTTACACCTGGCGTGACGCAGACGGGAAATTGCATGTTACCAACAACCCTCCGCATCGGCAGGGTCATGATATTCCGGTGAAAGAATACAATTATGAGGATGACACTCGACAGTCTTCTGAAACGTTTCAGCAACGGGTATACCAGCAGATAGACTCTGTTAATGACTATCGTTATCAGGACTCAACCCAAATTGACGAACAACAACGCAGAAAAGACAAACGCAGATTCGACAAAACCATTGAAGTCGAAAAAAACATGCTGGAAGAACGGATTCATTATTTCAAATTCCGCTGTTCAAATATCCGCTCAACAAAAGCAAGAAGAGAGTATTGTGATGAGCAGCAAAAACTTTATGAGGACAAGCTGGATCTCCTGAATCGAGACCCGGAAGAATATTTCATGCGTGACATGCGCCATTAA
- a CDS encoding antitoxin produces the protein MSLHDLYRRTLELWGEQAQYDQAVEECAELCAALMHYRRDKVSLEQVIDELADVTLMVGQLSWMFGEEQVAQAVENKREKLEQLMLEQGGEKG, from the coding sequence ATGAGCCTTCATGATCTTTATCGCCGCACTCTGGAGTTGTGGGGAGAACAGGCACAATATGATCAGGCGGTTGAAGAATGTGCGGAACTTTGTGCAGCACTGATGCACTATCGACGCGACAAAGTTTCTTTAGAACAGGTCATTGATGAATTGGCTGATGTGACTTTGATGGTTGGACAGCTCAGCTGGATGTTTGGTGAAGAACAGGTTGCGCAGGCTGTGGAAAACAAACGTGAAAAGCTCGAACAGTTAATGCTCGAACAAGGCGGAGAAAAAGGATAA
- a CDS encoding manganese efflux pump MntP family protein gives MDQIALLGIAVALAMDAFAVALATGAVLPELTFRHLFRLSFHFGLFQGLMPIVGWLAGIGLQETIAAYDHWVAFVLLLWVGGKMIHEAFVADDDDAPRKDPTRGLTLITLSIATSIDALAVGLTLGVLGVSVWWPSLVIGLVAALFTLTGMLLGRRIGDCWGQRMEIVGGIVLIALGGKILMEHLGVIS, from the coding sequence ATGGATCAGATTGCACTGTTGGGAATTGCCGTGGCTCTGGCGATGGACGCCTTTGCCGTGGCTCTGGCTACGGGTGCCGTGCTGCCGGAGTTGACTTTTCGCCATCTGTTTCGACTCAGTTTCCATTTTGGGCTGTTTCAGGGTTTGATGCCGATTGTCGGCTGGTTGGCAGGAATTGGCCTTCAGGAAACCATTGCCGCTTATGATCACTGGGTGGCGTTTGTTCTTCTGTTGTGGGTCGGTGGAAAGATGATCCATGAGGCGTTCGTCGCTGATGATGACGATGCGCCGCGCAAGGACCCGACCAGAGGACTGACTCTCATTACCCTTTCAATTGCAACAAGTATTGATGCTTTGGCTGTCGGTTTGACTCTCGGTGTGCTCGGTGTCAGTGTCTGGTGGCCTTCTCTGGTAATTGGTCTTGTTGCCGCACTGTTTACCTTGACGGGAATGTTGCTGGGGCGACGCATTGGCGATTGCTGGGGGCAACGAATGGAAATTGTTGGTGGAATTGTGCTGATTGCCTTGGGGGGTAAGATCCTCATGGAGCATCTTGGCGTTATTTCATAG
- the serB gene encoding phosphoserine phosphatase SerB, producing the protein MENRLILITITGQDRPGVIAKVAQLIADTDGARIRDIEQTTTHTQMVLTLLLDLSEGSSSEKPLIKDLLFQAKELGLDLDFAVISEDDYRRKTAGNRYVVTILGSHVDARSLAEVTTLLADSSANVERISKLTQRELRCVELLISTDGQLDVRALKRKLLQVGGGQRVDVAVQKESLYRRAKRLVVMDMDSTLIQVEVIDELARLAGVGDDVARITEQAMNGELDFRQSLAARVALLKGLKEEALAEVYRSIPFTPGARNLVHILKRLGFRTAVISGGFKFFTDRLQQELGLDYAFANQLEIVNGEVTGRTIGRVVDGECKAQLLEEIAEREGVTLDQVIAIGDGANDLPMLGKAGLGIAFNAKARVREQADTHINQQSLDSILYLLGLSEREMDEISA; encoded by the coding sequence ATGGAAAATCGCCTGATTCTGATAACTATCACCGGTCAGGACCGCCCCGGCGTTATTGCTAAAGTCGCGCAGTTGATTGCCGACACCGATGGGGCACGGATTCGCGATATCGAACAGACCACCACCCATACCCAGATGGTGTTGACTTTACTGCTTGATTTGTCGGAAGGCAGCAGCAGCGAGAAGCCCTTGATCAAGGATCTGTTGTTTCAAGCCAAAGAGTTGGGGCTGGATCTCGATTTTGCCGTGATCAGCGAAGATGACTACCGGCGTAAAACCGCTGGTAACCGCTATGTGGTGACCATCCTCGGCAGCCATGTTGATGCCCGATCTCTGGCCGAAGTGACCACCTTGCTGGCGGACTCTTCGGCCAATGTGGAGCGTATTTCCAAGCTGACCCAGCGCGAGCTGCGCTGTGTCGAGTTGCTGATCAGTACCGATGGTCAGCTTGACGTGCGTGCTCTGAAACGCAAACTGCTGCAGGTCGGTGGTGGTCAGCGCGTTGACGTGGCGGTGCAGAAGGAAAGCCTCTACCGCCGCGCCAAGCGTCTGGTGGTGATGGATATGGATTCCACCCTGATTCAGGTGGAAGTGATTGACGAGCTGGCGCGACTGGCCGGAGTTGGCGATGATGTCGCCCGAATCACCGAGCAGGCGATGAACGGTGAATTGGATTTCCGCCAATCGTTGGCCGCCCGCGTGGCGCTGCTTAAAGGATTGAAGGAAGAGGCACTGGCGGAAGTGTATCGCTCCATTCCCTTTACGCCCGGAGCACGGAACTTGGTGCATATTCTTAAAAGGTTGGGCTTCCGTACTGCGGTGATTTCCGGTGGTTTCAAGTTTTTTACCGACCGCCTGCAGCAGGAACTCGGTCTCGATTATGCCTTTGCCAATCAGCTGGAGATCGTCAATGGTGAAGTCACCGGCCGCACCATAGGCCGGGTGGTCGATGGCGAGTGCAAAGCACAGCTTTTGGAAGAGATTGCTGAACGCGAGGGGGTGACCCTCGATCAGGTGATTGCCATTGGCGATGGCGCCAACGATCTGCCCATGCTCGGCAAAGCGGGACTGGGCATCGCGTTCAATGCAAAGGCCCGTGTTCGCGAACAGGCGGATACCCACATTAATCAGCAGAGTCTCGATTCCATCCTCTATTTGCTCGGTTTGTCGGAGCGGGAAATGGACGAGATCAGCGCATGA
- the sfsA gene encoding DNA/RNA nuclease SfsA, protein MKLPELRRATLLKRYKRFLADIEWPDGATTTVHTPNTGSMRQCATPGATVLVSHSDNATRKYPWTLELIEVNDHWVDTNTQRSNKVVAEALELGTIDGLQGYTVYPEKKLGDSRIDFFLEKPDQHPNQRMWLEVKNVTLMITRVCAGFPDAVTERGRRHLQELMMAVDQGDRAGVLFLVQRAEAQLFSAAAEIDPAYAEQLALAMEHGVEAFACQTESDDTQTRIVQRIPVVI, encoded by the coding sequence ATGAAGCTTCCCGAACTCCGTCGTGCCACGCTGTTGAAGCGCTACAAGCGTTTTCTGGCTGATATTGAATGGCCGGACGGTGCCACAACCACAGTGCACACGCCGAACACCGGCAGTATGCGTCAGTGCGCCACGCCCGGTGCCACCGTTCTGGTGTCGCACAGTGACAATGCTACGCGCAAATATCCCTGGACTCTGGAGCTGATTGAAGTTAATGACCACTGGGTCGACACCAACACCCAACGCAGTAACAAGGTGGTCGCCGAAGCCCTGGAGCTGGGGACCATCGACGGATTGCAGGGCTACACAGTGTATCCGGAGAAAAAACTCGGTGACAGCCGCATCGATTTTTTTCTGGAAAAGCCTGACCAACACCCGAATCAACGCATGTGGTTGGAAGTGAAGAATGTCACCCTGATGATCACCCGTGTCTGCGCCGGTTTTCCCGATGCGGTCACTGAGCGGGGGCGGCGTCACCTGCAGGAGCTGATGATGGCCGTGGATCAGGGTGATCGCGCCGGGGTGCTGTTTTTGGTGCAGCGCGCAGAGGCGCAGCTGTTTTCTGCTGCCGCCGAGATTGATCCCGCCTATGCCGAGCAACTTGCTCTGGCCATGGAGCATGGTGTCGAGGCGTTTGCCTGCCAGACAGAATCCGATGACACCCAGACCCGCATTGTGCAGCGCATCCCGGTCGTGATATGA
- a CDS encoding nucleotidyltransferase family protein produces MTLRAVGLVTEYNPFHNGHAYHTRLARERSGADVVVAVMSGHYVQRGEPALVDKWRRAEMALRHGVDVVIELPFPLACNSAPLFGRGAVEILNAFAPALDSLCFGSEQGDLEPLQALARDWQEQPSGEADASHLRQGKTFPQTRGESGSASAIADQPNTILGVSYLRALDDLNSTIKPLTIQRQGHGYHDAGLDGDGFASATAIRQQLLQGHSVAGLVPDVVEVLLNDARRAGMVVDEARWFAMLAQACLTLEEQDTSYLAPPGWAERMLQAAVTAGSYQELVDAIKARHLTRTRVQRILCHLLSGVDDSLVEQLTQWGTPYLTLLGATPRGEAFLSQTRKSMDRPVLGNLSRISVRLRQFYAGQPEKLALAQRLVAIEDRMTRLYTLLLPGWQGKSRQWNYYQDALRIS; encoded by the coding sequence ATGACCCTGCGTGCCGTTGGACTGGTGACGGAGTATAATCCGTTTCACAACGGCCATGCATATCATACCCGTCTGGCGCGCGAGCGCAGTGGTGCTGATGTGGTTGTGGCGGTCATGAGCGGTCACTATGTTCAGCGCGGTGAACCGGCTCTCGTCGACAAATGGCGGCGGGCGGAGATGGCCCTGCGTCATGGCGTTGATGTGGTGATCGAGCTGCCGTTTCCCCTGGCATGCAACAGCGCGCCCCTGTTTGGCCGTGGTGCCGTGGAGATTCTCAACGCCTTTGCTCCCGCTCTGGACAGCCTGTGTTTTGGCAGTGAGCAGGGGGACTTGGAGCCGCTACAAGCGTTAGCGCGTGACTGGCAGGAACAGCCCTCTGGCGAGGCGGATGCTTCTCACTTACGGCAGGGTAAAACCTTCCCCCAGACGCGTGGCGAATCCGGCTCGGCATCCGCTATAGCCGATCAGCCCAATACCATTCTTGGTGTCTCCTATCTGCGGGCGCTCGACGATCTCAACAGTACGATTAAGCCGCTCACCATTCAGCGCCAGGGGCATGGCTATCATGATGCCGGACTTGATGGCGATGGCTTTGCCAGTGCCACCGCTATTCGCCAGCAGCTGCTGCAGGGGCATTCTGTTGCCGGTCTGGTTCCCGATGTGGTTGAGGTGCTGCTCAATGACGCCAGACGGGCAGGGATGGTCGTGGATGAGGCGCGGTGGTTTGCCATGCTGGCTCAGGCTTGTTTGACCCTAGAGGAGCAGGATACGTCCTATCTTGCTCCGCCGGGGTGGGCTGAGCGGATGTTGCAGGCGGCTGTAACCGCCGGGAGTTATCAGGAGCTGGTTGATGCGATCAAGGCTCGTCATCTGACCCGTACCCGTGTTCAACGCATCCTGTGTCATCTGCTTAGTGGCGTGGATGACTCACTAGTCGAACAGCTAACTCAATGGGGCACACCTTACTTGACCTTGCTTGGCGCGACGCCGCGTGGTGAGGCTTTCTTGTCACAGACGCGTAAGTCGATGGATCGCCCTGTGCTTGGGAATCTGTCACGGATTTCTGTCCGTTTGCGCCAGTTTTATGCGGGGCAGCCGGAGAAGCTGGCGTTGGCGCAACGGCTGGTGGCGATTGAAGATCGTATGACGCGTCTTTATACGTTGTTGTTGCCGGGGTGGCAGGGGAAATCACGGCAGTGGAATTATTATCAGGATGCGTTGCGGATCAGTTAA
- a CDS encoding TPM domain-containing protein — MRYLWLALLSLLLCSTTTLHAFEVPRSQGYVTDLAQLIDTGTERKLEQYLRSFEETDSTQLVVLTVPNLEGLPVEQAALEVAEQWQIGQREHDNGVLLLVARDDRKVRIEVGLGLEGRLTDLLAGRIIDQELLPHFRQGHYSDGIVAGVFAISDAVRGEYKGDGGRKKRDKNPFGLLFFLLFVLPIFLPGRRRSLFWLGGFGGGGRGGFGGGGGFSGGGGGFGGGGASGSW, encoded by the coding sequence ATGCGTTATCTCTGGCTCGCCCTGCTCAGCTTACTGCTCTGCAGCACAACCACGTTGCATGCGTTTGAAGTGCCACGCTCCCAAGGCTATGTCACCGACCTGGCCCAACTGATCGACACCGGCACCGAGCGCAAGCTGGAGCAGTATCTGCGCAGTTTTGAAGAGACGGACTCGACTCAGTTGGTGGTGCTTACCGTCCCCAACCTTGAGGGCTTGCCGGTTGAACAGGCCGCCCTTGAGGTTGCGGAGCAGTGGCAAATCGGGCAACGAGAGCACGACAACGGCGTGCTTCTGCTGGTCGCCCGAGATGACCGCAAAGTCCGCATTGAGGTAGGCCTTGGCCTAGAAGGACGTTTGACCGACCTGCTCGCCGGACGGATTATTGATCAGGAGCTGCTGCCCCACTTTCGCCAGGGCCATTACTCTGACGGTATTGTGGCCGGTGTTTTTGCCATCAGCGATGCCGTACGCGGTGAATACAAAGGCGATGGTGGGCGCAAGAAACGTGACAAAAACCCCTTTGGCCTGCTGTTCTTCCTGCTGTTCGTGCTGCCCATTTTCTTACCGGGACGAAGACGTTCCCTGTTCTGGCTTGGTGGTTTCGGCGGCGGTGGCCGTGGCGGCTTTGGTGGTGGCGGTGGTTTCAGCGGGGGAGGCGGCGGCTTTGGCGGCGGCGGTGCTTCGGGGAGCTGGTAA
- a CDS encoding LemA family protein — MFRTLLMLLIALPLLSSCGYNQIQSNEEAVFSAWADVEATYQRRADLIPNLVETVKGYASHEQETLQNVTAARATVGKTTLTTNDLGNAAQMEQFMQAQQQMSGALSRLLVVAERYPDLKASQNFRDLQHQLEGTENRINVARQRYNDAVQRFNTSIRTFPGNITNNLLLKLERKEPFKATAGSEVAPQVKF; from the coding sequence ATGTTCAGAACGTTACTGATGCTACTGATCGCCCTGCCGCTGCTTTCATCGTGTGGATACAACCAGATTCAAAGTAATGAAGAAGCGGTCTTCAGTGCCTGGGCGGATGTTGAAGCCACCTACCAGCGCCGTGCTGACCTGATCCCCAACCTGGTGGAAACGGTCAAAGGCTATGCGTCTCACGAACAGGAGACCCTGCAGAATGTCACCGCCGCGCGTGCCACGGTGGGCAAGACCACATTGACCACCAATGACCTTGGCAATGCCGCCCAGATGGAGCAGTTCATGCAGGCGCAACAACAGATGTCCGGTGCCTTGTCTCGCCTGCTGGTGGTCGCCGAACGTTATCCTGACCTCAAGGCCAGCCAAAACTTCCGCGATCTGCAACATCAGCTGGAAGGCACGGAAAACCGCATTAATGTCGCCCGCCAGCGGTACAACGATGCGGTGCAGCGCTTCAACACGTCGATCCGGACCTTTCCCGGCAACATCACCAACAACCTGTTGCTGAAACTGGAGCGCAAGGAGCCATTTAAAGCGACTGCGGGCAGCGAAGTGGCACCGCAGGTGAAATTCTGA